Proteins encoded in a region of the Candidatus Hydrogenedentota bacterium genome:
- a CDS encoding GIY-YIG nuclease family protein — protein sequence MRQPAVYILASRRNGTLYTGVTSNLPRRVWEHRNDLVEGFTRRYGVHMLVYYEWHDDMYAAIRREKQIKKWRRVWKIQLIESLNPDWKDLSEGPL from the coding sequence ATGCGACAACCTGCCGTCTACATACTGGCCAGCCGAAGGAACGGAACGCTTTACACGGGGGTTACAAGCAACCTCCCGCGCCGGGTGTGGGAACACAGGAATGACCTCGTCGAGGGGTTTACCCGCCGGTATGGAGTGCACATGCTCGTCTATTACGAATGGCATGACGACATGTATGCCGCGATCCGGCGGGAGAAACAAATCAAGAAATGGCGCCGTGTATGGAAAATCCAACTTATTGAGTCGCTCAACCCAGACTGGAAGGACTTGTCGGAGGGGCCGTTGTAG
- a CDS encoding UDP-N-acetylmuramate:L-alanyl-gamma-D-glutamyl-meso-diaminopimelate ligase, giving the protein MTPRGKIHFSGIGGTAMVGGARLALEAGWEVRGSDNPLYPPTSDMVAALGVPVYTGYDAANLDWNPDLVLPGNALSRGNPEVEAVLSRRMRFLSLPEWLKEEVLRPRRPVVIAGTHGKTTTTALAAHVLERCGLAPGYLIGGQPLGFEHPARLGAPGAPFVIEGDEYDTAFFDKRAKFLHYLPEIAVVTSLEFDHGDIYADLAEIETAFQRMLRQIPKEGWLIACADNRAASLVPHAYCQTATYGFSEGADWRGVPVERGGRRLLAVLRNGEPFLETEPALAGRHNGQNALAAVAAAALLGADPARIAAAIADFPGVKRRMEVFLRHHGAVFVNDFAHHPTAIRETIAATREKWPGARILALFEPRSNTTVTNRFQGELTDAFAGADRLWLGPVHRAESLPENERLDRAQMTADLAARGVPADACDDVPALARAVWEESRDGDVVLIMSNGAFGGIYRMFGEMAG; this is encoded by the coding sequence ATGACCCCCCGCGGCAAGATCCACTTCAGCGGCATCGGCGGCACCGCCATGGTCGGCGGGGCGCGCCTCGCCCTCGAGGCGGGCTGGGAGGTGCGCGGCAGCGACAACCCGCTCTACCCGCCCACCTCCGACATGGTCGCCGCCCTCGGCGTGCCCGTCTACACCGGCTACGACGCCGCCAACCTCGACTGGAACCCCGACCTCGTGCTGCCCGGCAACGCCCTGAGCCGGGGCAACCCCGAGGTGGAGGCCGTCCTCTCGCGGCGCATGCGCTTCCTCAGCCTGCCCGAATGGCTCAAGGAGGAGGTGCTGCGGCCCCGGCGGCCCGTGGTCATCGCGGGCACCCACGGCAAGACCACCACCACGGCGCTCGCGGCCCACGTCCTCGAACGCTGCGGCCTCGCCCCCGGCTACCTCATCGGCGGCCAGCCCCTCGGCTTCGAGCATCCCGCGCGACTCGGCGCCCCCGGCGCGCCCTTTGTCATCGAGGGCGACGAGTACGACACCGCCTTCTTCGACAAGCGCGCCAAGTTCCTGCACTACCTCCCCGAGATCGCCGTCGTCACCTCCCTCGAGTTTGACCATGGCGACATCTACGCCGACCTCGCCGAGATCGAGACGGCCTTCCAGCGCATGCTGCGCCAGATTCCGAAGGAGGGCTGGCTCATCGCCTGCGCGGACAACCGTGCCGCGTCCCTCGTCCCCCACGCCTACTGCCAAACCGCCACCTACGGCTTCAGCGAGGGCGCGGACTGGCGGGGCGTCCCCGTCGAGCGCGGCGGGCGCCGCCTCCTCGCCGTGCTGCGGAACGGCGAGCCCTTCCTCGAAACCGAGCCCGCCCTCGCCGGGCGCCACAACGGGCAGAACGCCCTCGCCGCCGTCGCCGCCGCCGCCCTCCTCGGCGCGGACCCGGCGCGCATCGCCGCCGCGATCGCCGACTTCCCCGGCGTCAAGCGCCGCATGGAGGTCTTCCTGCGGCACCACGGCGCGGTCTTCGTCAACGACTTCGCCCACCACCCCACGGCCATCCGCGAGACCATCGCCGCCACCCGCGAGAAATGGCCCGGCGCCCGCATCCTCGCCCTCTTCGAGCCCCGCTCCAACACCACCGTCACCAACCGCTTCCAGGGCGAGCTCACCGACGCCTTCGCCGGCGCCGACCGCCTCTGGCTCGGCCCCGTCCACCGCGCCGAAAGTCTCCCCGAAAACGAGCGCCTCGACCGCGCCCAAATGACCGCCGACCTCGCCGCCCGAGGCGTCCCCGCCGACGCCTGCGACGACGTCCCCGCCCTCGCCCGCGCCGTCTGGGAAGAATCCCGCGACGGCGACGTCGTCCTCATCATGAGCAACGGCGCCTTCGGCGGCATCTACCGGATGTTCGGGGAAATGGCGGGGTAG